In a genomic window of Zingiber officinale cultivar Zhangliang chromosome 9B, Zo_v1.1, whole genome shotgun sequence:
- the LOC122025056 gene encoding GATA transcription factor 5-like has protein sequence MNGVLGGKEGTEHLLTKPLNDPERSAPFSSPPAPASLLCNPSSAPPLAPSPPFSVRASPTLGLAVQVGKENSMEALKASLRQESSHSGQQQQLSTEETSWVGERWSFSGEGFSVDDLLNLGEFAENEAEEPEVDDAGRELKTEAEARGKETEKSGTDSSPSSSASGLTVELQAPLPPPLSDICLPGRDAVEELEWMSMIMDDSISEIPPPCSCAPPLILPLGEGQKENRQAGVFVSQRQNSRPSFGPTVCALSTEAIVPVKAKRSNRSRGVTAAWSMSGPLPFADSSSSASSCSSTSSSPPCLIYDPSAGADEESFLLYNIPSPPPLPPPLIKKHKPKKRGRKPKFLPTASGPSGERRCSHCGVQKTPQWRAGPLGAKTLCNACGVRFKSGRLLPEYRPACSPTFVSHIHSNSHRKVLEMRRKKETEVLTAALPVASF, from the exons ATGAATGGGGTTCTCGGGGGGAAGGAAGGGACAGAGCATTTGTTAACAAAGCCATTGAATGACCCCGAGCGCTCGGCTCCTTTTTCTTCCCCTCCTGCACCTGCCTCTCTCCTCTGCAACCCTTCTTCTGCACCTCCTCTTGCGCCTTCTCCTCCCTTCTCGGTTCGAGCATCTCCCACCCTTGGCCTGGCCGTTCAG GTTGGGAAGGAAAACTCCATGGAAGCGCTGAAGGCAAGTTTGAGGCAGGAGAGTTCGCATTCGGGACAGCAGCAGCAGTTGTCGACCGAGGAGACAAGTTGGGTTGGGGAAAGGTGGAGTTTTTCCGGCGAGGGGTTCTCCGTTGATGATCTTCTGAACCTAGGTGAGTTCGCGGAGAACGAGGCGGAAGAACCGGAGGTGGACGACGCAGGAAGGGAATTGAAAACCGAAGCTGAAGCGAGGGGAAAGGAAACCGAGAAATCCGGCACGGATTCCTCGCCTTCTTCCTCGGCGTCGGGTCTCACCGTCGAGCTCCAGGCGCCGTTACCGCCGCCGCTTTCGGACATATGTCTCCCT GGTCGTGATGCTGTTGAAGAACTTGAATGGATGTCCATGATCATGGACGACTCCATCTCGGAGATTCCGCCGCCTTGCTCCTGTGCTCCACCGCTTATTTTGCCGCTGGGAGAGGGCCAAAAGGAAAACCGCCAAGCCGGCGTCTTTGTGTCACAGAGACAAAACTCCCGTCCCTCTTTTGGACCCACCGTCTGTGCCCTCTCCACTGAGGCCATCGTCCCGGTAAAGGCCAAGCGGAGCAATCGCTCCCGTGGTGTCACCGCCGCCTGGTCCATGTCCGGCCCGCTCCCCTTCGCTGACTCGTCCTCCTCCGCCTCCTCGTGCTCCTCGACGTCCTCCTCTCCACCCTGCCTCATATACGACCCCTCCGCCGGCGCCGATGAGGAAAGTTTCCTCCTTTATAATATCCCCTCTCCGCCGCCCCTGCCACCGCCGCTGATCAAGAAGCACAAGCCGAAGAAGCGCGGCCGGAAGCCCAAATTCCTGCCCACCGCCTCCGGCCCCTCCGGCGAGCGGCGGTGCAGTCACTGCGGTGTCCAAAAAACGCCCCAGTGGCGCGCCGGCCCGCTCGGCGCCAAGACGCTCTGCAACGCCTGCGGCGTCCGGTTCAAGTCCGGCCGCCTCCTCCCGGAGTACCGCCCCGCCTGCAGCCCCACCTTCGTCAGCCACATCCACTCCAACAGCCACCGCAAGGTCCTCGAGATGCGCCGCAAGAAGGAGACCGAGGTCCTCACCGCCGCTCTTCCCGTTGCTTCCTTTTGA